Part of the Methylovirgula sp. 4M-Z18 genome is shown below.
GCCGCGCGCGGCGCGTAATGGGACACGAGTTGACCCGGCGCGACTGGCGCCACTTGATCGTCGGCACAACCCGTCGAGACATGGGTTAAGGGCGCGCGCAATACCGCCTCGATTTGGGCACGGGTGACACCGCCAGGACGCAGAAGAACCGGATGCGGATCAAGGCAGGAAACAATCGTCGATTCGACGCCGACTTCCGTGGGGCCGGCATCCAGAACGAGATCGATACGGCCTGCGAGATCGGCGAAGACATGCTGCGCGCTCGACGGGCTGATCCGGCCGGAACGATTGGCCGAAGGGGCTGCGACGGGGCGGTCCACCGCCCGCAGCAACTCTTGCGCGACCGGATGCCGCGGCACGCGCAGTGCGACGCTCGCAAGCCCAGCGCGGGCGAGGGAAGACACGGTAGCGGTGCCTGCAAGCGGAACGACCAAGGTCAGAGGCCCGGGCCAGAAGGCCTGCGCGAGCCACAATGCCGCGCCGTCGAAAACACCCTGCCGCTGCGCCGCCGCGAGGTCGGGCACATGGGCGATCAGCGGGTTGAAC
Proteins encoded:
- a CDS encoding L-threonylcarbamoyladenylate synthase — protein: MNIPSATKTHLLAADPAAIARAAQVIRAGGLVSFPTETVYGLGADASSDQAVAGIYAAKERPTFNPLIAHVPDLAAAQRQGVFDGAALWLAQAFWPGPLTLVVPLAGTATVSSLARAGLASVALRVPRHPVAQELLRAVDRPVAAPSANRSGRISPSSAQHVFADLAGRIDLVLDAGPTEVGVESTIVSCLDPHPVLLRPGGVTRAQIEAVLRAPLTHVSTGCADDQVAPVAPGQLVSHYAPRAAVRLGVLQPRPDDAVLDFAGQLAGHQGPYLDLSPAGDLMEGAAHLFAYLHRLDAAGAPTIAVAPIPMTDLGEAINDRLARAAAPRI